In Homo sapiens chromosome 8, GRCh38.p14 Primary Assembly, the genomic window cgagactccatcactaaaaaaaaaaaaaaaaaaaaaaggaagtcaaatctTGGgtaagggggaactactgtacttacatttacccatttattataaaggCAATTACAAAGGACACAGATGAATTAACCCGATGGAAGGAGATGTACAAGGTGAgacaaagaaggagagaagaggagaaggggcGTGGAGCTTCAGTGTTCAGCTATCTGAGAGCTCACAGAACTCAGTCCTTTTGGGCTTCTATGGAAGTTCATTAAATAGGCAAGATTGATTAGATCACTAGTCATTGGTTTATGGACTCAAGTTTCAGCTTCTTTCTTCCCAGAAGTGGCGGCTGGGGGTAGGAATCAAAGTTATAACCCTTAATCACTGGGCTGATTCCCCTGGCTACctagcccccatcctgaagctatctaggggccCCCAGGCACCAGTCATCTGATTATTGTACAAAACAGTCATCACTCCagagattccaaggattttagaagCTATGTCAGAAAatgggacaaagaccaaatattaatattttttttatgATATCACAGATGGGAAAGACAAACTAGAAAAACTTGctttaactcttcatttaacaccTCTCTGTAgggtttggctttttaaaatccatgttCATATATTTTTGATAAAAGCATACTTATTATAAGTTTAGTTTAAAAGCAAAAGTTTAATTTTGTGTTAATACTTAGAATACCAGGTTTTTTTTCAACCTAAAATGAGAATCcaatagaaatgttttctttataatttatcaaGTATACCAACAGATTAACAACATTTCAAGACACTTTGTTGTAAACTTCATTGCGGAAGGCTCCCTTGGGAGTAAGGTAGTAGTAACATTTATTTCTGTGCTTTTCCATATTTATTCTGTCAGGTATTGAAATGTTTTTCCAcaggttgctttttgttttagagGTATTTCGGGTACTTGGAGAATTGTAAATATTATGTTTTGTACCCTGATTTTTAGTCATAAGTTTCCAAAAGAGGGTAAGGGTATGAATAGACTTTACACATAAAAGAGTGAAACACTTTGTTATGTAACATGTatagtaagtttttattttttcttttgtttttatttgcctgtttttggTAATCCAAATTGAAAAGGCCTGAACTCTTTCATGAGTTGAGTTCATATATAGTTTCAAAGTTCCTGAATTGATTTGGATACCTGCCTCTTTTTGGCTACCTTGAAAACTCTAGTGAACTCTCTTAATCACTGGAGAATTGGACTGAGATCTCTGAGTTGTGATTTCAGTAAATTCTGTTctcaaaattttttataaagcagCATTTATATACAGTCTTGATTACTTGTGCAAGTCACTTCCAAATCCTAATGAGAAACTGTCTCTggacttttatattttcttagacCTACAGTTTAAATACCAAGAAAGGCTTTCATGTCTAATGTAAAAATGCAGTGAAACTTTGATATTATTCTGCAAAGGCCATGAGAAAGATGATTACTTTGGAGACTTGTTACTTAGgatattggtttttaaaatgagagCAGATTCTTCCCAAATTCCATAGGTAGGAACGTGACTATAAAAGGAAAATCTATGAACCCCATATACCTACAAACTTTGGGTAGGAATTAAAACAAACATATACTATTCTTGAAATGTTAACTCACTATTACATCTTGGGGGGTGTGATTTTAATCAGGATAGAGTATTGTCAGATTGTTACTTGCTGGGATACATCCAAATTTTGAGGTTGTAGTCTTACTACATTATTTGTCTATCTGATGccttcccctttttttctttgatacatTTGCATAAAGCAAAATGGCACTTTTTCACTAGAAATGTTTCTAAAACCcaaataatttcttcatttgtgtgTAGTAAAAACAAGCTTCAGGAAAAAagttattagaattttaaaaattagttataaAATTATGGCAAAGCTCATGAATAGTTACTGAAGATTAATTTACTACTTTGTGAATAGcaagttgacaaaaataatttaCAGTTCCTGCTTGACTTTCTCCCCTCTAAGTGGCATAAAGTAGAACTAgagttattttgttttggttttgacccAACTTAGaagatttgttttaaagtttctgAAGTTTTGTCTCAGGAAAATAAGGTGGTTTTCCATGTAGAGAATGTAAGATTACATATGGCATCTGGTAGGCTGAATTAATTCCATTTTCTTGTTACCTTCCATGGAAGAAGtttctaataaaaaaatcttttcagggccgagcgcagtggctcacgcctataatcgcagtagtttgggaggccgaagcgggtggatcacctgaggtcaggagtttgagaccagcctgaccaacgtggaaaaaccctgtctctactgaaaatgcaaaattagctgggagtggtggtacatacctgtaatcccagcttcttgggaggctgaagcagaagaatcgcttgaacctgggaggcagaggttgcagtgagccaagatcacgccattgcactccagcctgggcaacaggagcgaaactccattaaaaaaaatataaaaaaaaatatatatatatataatatatatatattatttaaatatatatatatttaaaaatatatatattaaaaatatatatatatatttaaatatatatatatttaaaaatatatctattaaaaatatatatatattatttaaatatatatatatttaaaaatatatatattaaaaatatatatatttaaaagagcCTGTTCTGAGCTCACAACTCTTTGGGGGATTATTAGTGGCCCATTTTCTTGGGGAATCAGGTGGTTTGTATTTAGAGGTTTATATGTCTTCTACTTTATTGtgtccttttgttttccttttcacagATGACTTGACATTTTGGCacagaatacattttaaatcCCTGGACAGAGTCATCACTTAAATGAACTAGCCCTTGCTTATATGTGCAGTGGATTGTGAAATGCGTCTACTGTAATAATATGCAATGTCTTGATTACCTGCTGAAATAAGGTGGAtagatggatttttattttatttaatatttatttatttatgtattttgagacagggtctcactgtcacccaggctggcatgcagtggtgcgatctcagctaactgcaatgcctcccgggttcaagcgattctcccacctcaaccccctgagtagctgggagtacaggcacgtgctaccaccctggcatatttttatatttttggtagagacagggtttcaccatgttgacatggtcttgaactcctggcctcaagtgatccacccgcctcagcctcccaaagtgctgggattaccattgtgagccaccacacccagccaagatggATTTTTAATTTGGAGTTTGTCACTTTTTCTGTACTCCAGGGTATGGTTTCTCATTGTCTGaaacatagattttatttttcaagcagGCTATATTTTGTGGTTGCCTTTAAAAACATCCAGATGTGACAGACATTTCCTAATGAATACTAATTGTACTTATTTTGTACAAAATATTGTAGAATCCATAGATGGACAGGGTAGGATCTTTGCTTTCTGTTATAGATACATGTGTAATAGGGTAGATTATACTTAGATAACTGCAGACTACAATATCAGGTGATATATGAGTGTTAAATGTTTCACTAAGTTCTGCAGGTATGCTGAAAGAACAGTTTCTATCAAAGAAAGTAGGTTTCTAGGATAGGTAGGATTTGAATAGTCAGGGATTGGGAGGTTGGGGACATCATTCCAAGCAAAAAGAATGTAAACACTGCTGTAGCTATAGTGGAGAAAGGAATGTGTTTGGGGAATCCAAGTCTGGAGcactgatgtgtgtgtgttaggaGGAATATTACTGTAAAGCAAATTGGGTTCTTGAATGCCAGGAGCAAGAATGTAGATTTTAGTTGATAGTAATTTCAGAGCCGCTGAAGTATTTTGAGCAGGGAATGAAGAAAGGCAATTTGGTGATGGCTTGTAAATGGATTTGGACAAGATGagggttttttgagacagactgaTTGATTGGTGTCACAGAAAAGGGAGATAGAGGTGTTAGAAGAATTTGGCAACTAATTGGCAAAGTTTGAGCATGTGGGGCTGGGTTGGGAGTATCTCTAAAAGAACAATAATGGTACCTTCAACTGAAATAGCAAATCACAAGGAAAAGCTGATTCTAGTTTAAGGCAAGTCGAGTTTCAGAACTTTGGAGATTTGCAGTTGTAGGAGTGAAAGTAGGTGAGTATTCAGATGTCATTCCCATTGTTGAAACCTTGGATAATAATGTGTTTATTGTAATCCTacttaaaatatgcatttctgtCAGAGTACAAAGAAAGATGGTGTCTATGGAGTGGGGGAAGGAGAATTACCATTTTCTAAAAACATGTCTTGGTTTTCTGAGTGTTACTTTTGTAATGTGAAGAACAATAAAAAGAGTTGACTATTTTAAGAAACAGATTCAGCATTATACAGGAAAAAGGGAACTTGGAAGATGTTTCTAAGTCCGAAGGaaactaggaggaaaaaaaatggaattttggaCCCTTTGGAGAATGCTCAGAGTTAAGGAGTAGGAAATAAGAGCTGGCATGAGTTCACAGTTTGAAGAAAAGGAGGAATTAAGTGGAAGTATAAAACTTGAACTTGATTTCCTAaagaatcctttaaaaaaaaatctaaaacttggctgggtgcggtggctcacgcctgtaatcccagcactttgggaggcaaggcgggcggatcacttgacgtcaggagttagagaccagtctggccaacatggtgaaaccccgtctctactaaaaatacaaaaattagctgggcatggtggcaggtgcctgtaatcccagttacttgggaggctggggcaggagaattgcttgagcctgggaggcagaatttgcagtgagctgagattgcaccagtgcactccatcctgggcaacagagtgagactcttgtctcagtCAGTCAATAATAAATGAATCTAAAACTTAATAGgaataaatgttttccatttgggttatttttaacccaatttttaaaattaattttaatgattatgaaatgataaaagacatattcttttgagttttaaaaCTTGTTAAAATGTATGTACCACTACAAATTCATCTTGAAAATAATTTAGTAATTTGGTGCCTTGGACAGCTACAGTGTTACTTGAAATACTTTGGAAATTAGAAAGTAAggaatgaaattttaaagaataatttagtaTGTTTGGTCTGTTCTCCTGAACTCTGACTTTACAAAACCTTTATTACCCTTTAAGCCTTAGTTGTCTTGAGGCTTAATGTTCATAACTGAAAATATTCATATTTCCTAATTAAAGGAAGAATATCATAACTCTTAGTGGGGAAACATTCTTACAAATACTTCAttcaaatgactttttctttctttcttttaggtgTATTTGCATCCAGTATTGTTCTGATCTTGTCACAACGATCACTTTTCAAGTTTTACACGTACAGCTCAGCCTTTCTGTTAGCTGCAACTTCAGTGTTGGTGAATTATTATGCTTCTTTGCACATTGACTTCTATGGTGCCTACAACACGTCAGCTTTTGGAATTGAGCTGCTTCCTCGAAAAGGTCCCTCGCTGTGGATGGCACTTATCGTTCTACAGCTAACATTTGGAATTGGATACGTTACACTACTCCAGATTCATTCCATCTATTCACAATTAATTATTTTGGATCTCTTGGTTCCTGTAATAGGCTTAATCACAGAGCTACCATTACACATCAGAGAGACTTTACTGTTTACTTCTTCCTTGATTCTCACATTAAATACAGTGTTTGTCCTGGCAGTGAAACTGAAGTGGTTTTATTATTCCACACGATATGTTTATCTTTTGGTGAGGCACATGTATCGAATTTACGGATTACAGTTATTGATGGAGGACACATGGAAGAGGATTCGTTTCCCAGACATACTACGAGTCTTTTGGCTAACAAGAGTTACAGCTCAGGCTACAGTGTTAATGTACATCTTAAGGATGGCAAATGAAACtgattccttctttatttcttggGATGATTTTTGGGACCTCATTTGCAATCTTATAATTAGTGGGTGCGATTCTACACTAACTGTACTGGGCATGAGTGCTGTAATTTCCTCAGTAGCCCATTATTTGGGGCTTGGAATATTGGCCTTTATTGGATCAACTGAGGAAGATGACAGGCGTCTTGGCTTTGTTgcacctgttttattttttattttggctctTCAGACTGGGTTAAGTGGGCTAAGACCAGAAGAGAGACTTATTCGCTTAAGTAGAAACATGTGCCTTTTATTAACTGCAGTCCTGCATTTTATCCATGGAATGACAGACCCTGTATTAATGTCTCTCAGTGCCTCTCATGTGTCATCTTTTCGTAGACATTTTCCTGTGCTGTTTGTCTCTGCTTGCCTGTTTATTCTTCCTGTCTTACTCAGTTATGTTCTTTGGCATCACTATGCACTAAATACATGGTTGTTTGCAGTTACAGCATTTTGTGTGGAACTGTGCTTAAAAGTAATTGTTTCTCTCACTGTTTATACGTTATTCATGATTGATGGCTACTATAATGTCCTCTGGGAAAAGCTTGACGATTATGTCTACTACGTTCGTTCAACAGGCAGTATTATTGAATTTATATTTGGAGTTGTAATGTTTGGAAATGGGGCTTACACTATGATGTTTGAGTCGGGAAGTAAAATTCGGGCTTTTATGATGTGCCTACATGCATATTTTAACATCTACTTACAAGCCAAAAATGGCTGGAAGACATTTATGAATCGTAGGACTGCTGTGAAGAAAATTAATTCACTTCCTGAAATAAAAGGGAGCCGCTTACAAGAAATAAATGATGTATGTGCAATCTGCTATCATGAGTTTACAACATCTGCTCGTATTACACCGTGTAATCATTATTTCCATGCACTTTGCCTTCGGAAATGGCTGTACATTCAAGATACTTGTCCAATGTGCCATCAGAAAGTATACATCGAAGATGATATCAAGGATAATTCAAATGTATCTAACAACAATGGATTTATTCCACCCAATGAAACTCCAGAGGAAGCTGTAAGAGAAGCTGCTGCTGAATCTGACAGGGAATTGAACGAAGATGACAGTACAGATTGTGATGATGAtgttcaaagagaaagaaatggagtgATTCAGCACACAGGCGCAGCAGCTGAAGAATTTAATGATGATACTGACTGATGAAAATAGCATTTATTAATGATTGAggtatttgtttaaaattcagTTCATCCAAAATGGAGTAATATCCTTCACCTTCAGTGTGTAACCAAGCACAAAAACAGTATCAATGTTGAATCTGTGAATGGTTTTCCGTTTACTGTGATGTGCTACTGTAAATATACCTCTTTAATTACTTCTGGTCTCTTTGGTGACCTGTTTAAATTTGTGTACATTATTGTAcatagaataaaatgttttcacatttttatgacAAAATTTGAACAAATAGCTTTTTAATAGATGTAATGATCATATGGTGCGTCACCTGTGCCAAATATTCttcaatgaaattatataatgtaaCTTTGGACCtcagtttttctttagaaatgggTGGGAGAATGAAAATGCAAATCAGGAAACCACATTAAagtcaaggaaataaaataatttgaccaGAGGATAAAGGACATGAGAgagtattttaaaactaaagaaaaaattagctgccAGAAGCAACTGAGGACCTTTTTTGAAACTTGAGTAGCAGTGTAATTGAGCTGAGTTTGAAAGTCCTGATTCAGAGAGAGACTGAGGGTTGACAAATAAACTGTATCAACTAAACTTTGATATAAACCAGAATGTGCTAAATgttttttatgtaaaattgtatATTTGTTAGCCATTCTGTGTCTGCAGTATTGTCATAAAATTGTCCTTTCATTCTTTTGAagatattacaaaacaaaaatagttttttttaaattgttttaaactaAGATACTCAATGATATAAAAACATCCTGATCTGATTTTACGAGAAAAAGAAGGGGAATGGTGGGGAATGGTGTGTACCGATATATAGTATTTCTTTAGACAACTtgcagataatttctttattgaaaCTATCAGGAAGTTTTACTATGAAATTTTACATACATGATGGAAAGTGGAAGACATATACCAATTATATTCcaggaaaaaatactttaatagtATTGTTATATAGTGTATTGGCTAATTCCagtggatcctcatctctcactgcTGACATTATCTCCAATATttgactaaaacaaaacaaaaacaaaaatggttaaATCTCCAAGTATACATTTAGTTCTAAAGCTATATAATATTTTTccacacaaaggaaaatattggCACACCTTTAATATAATAAAGCTTAACAGTTATTAAGTTTTTCAGCAATATCAATAGAAAAACTTACTGCCAGTAACTGGAAACAGATTTATGGACTGTCTTGCATATAACTAGAGCTAAGAACCAGGTTCAAGTAAATTATTAAAGCAGCCATCTGTATTATGTTCACCAATTATAGCATTAACTGAGTGGAAATGAAGAGTCCTTTTCAATTGTGAGTCATAGCATGTTCATTAGTGGGTCATGATGAGCATTTTAAACATTGACAAGTACATTGTACTCAATAAGGGTAAGTACTGTTCCATTTTTTGTTAGGTTTTATTATGTATGTGTGTCCTAAGTCACAACGTAATTTGTACTGTGGGACAGCAGCCACAGTTGGAAATCTACTGCTAGAGAACTAGTCCTTGAGAGACAGCAAATGAAGGtattaggttgctgcaaaagtaataTTTACTTGGAAAAATGTGTGGTTATTGAGGGCGAGGGCTTTCTGTACCTCTACCCTTGCGAGAGAAATAAGCCCAGGTGTCCatccttcagtttctttctttctctgtctctctcttccttcccttccctcccttcctttcctttctttttctttcctttcttttttttttcttttttctttcttttttgagacggcgtcttactctgttgctcaggctggagtgcagtggcacgatctcggctcactgcaacctctgccgcctgggttcaagtgattctcctgcctcagcctcctgagtagctgggattacaggcacctgccatcacacccagctaatttttgtatttttagtagagacggggtttcactatgttggct contains:
- the RNF139 gene encoding E3 ubiquitin-protein ligase RNF139 — encoded protein: MAAVGPPQQQVRMAHQQVWAALEVALRVPCLYIIDAIFNSYPDSSQSRFCIVLQIFLRLFGVFASSIVLILSQRSLFKFYTYSSAFLLAATSVLVNYYASLHIDFYGAYNTSAFGIELLPRKGPSLWMALIVLQLTFGIGYVTLLQIHSIYSQLIILDLLVPVIGLITELPLHIRETLLFTSSLILTLNTVFVLAVKLKWFYYSTRYVYLLVRHMYRIYGLQLLMEDTWKRIRFPDILRVFWLTRVTAQATVLMYILRMANETDSFFISWDDFWDLICNLIISGCDSTLTVLGMSAVISSVAHYLGLGILAFIGSTEEDDRRLGFVAPVLFFILALQTGLSGLRPEERLIRLSRNMCLLLTAVLHFIHGMTDPVLMSLSASHVSSFRRHFPVLFVSACLFILPVLLSYVLWHHYALNTWLFAVTAFCVELCLKVIVSLTVYTLFMIDGYYNVLWEKLDDYVYYVRSTGSIIEFIFGVVMFGNGAYTMMFESGSKIRAFMMCLHAYFNIYLQAKNGWKTFMNRRTAVKKINSLPEIKGSRLQEINDVCAICYHEFTTSARITPCNHYFHALCLRKWLYIQDTCPMCHQKVYIEDDIKDNSNVSNNNGFIPPNETPEEAVREAAAESDRELNEDDSTDCDDDVQRERNGVIQHTGAAAEEFNDDTD
- the RNF139 gene encoding E3 ubiquitin-protein ligase RNF139 isoform X1 produces the protein MALIVLQLTFGIGYVTLLQIHSIYSQLIILDLLVPVIGLITELPLHIRETLLFTSSLILTLNTVFVLAVKLKWFYYSTRYVYLLVRHMYRIYGLQLLMEDTWKRIRFPDILRVFWLTRVTAQATVLMYILRMANETDSFFISWDDFWDLICNLIISGCDSTLTVLGMSAVISSVAHYLGLGILAFIGSTEEDDRRLGFVAPVLFFILALQTGLSGLRPEERLIRLSRNMCLLLTAVLHFIHGMTDPVLMSLSASHVSSFRRHFPVLFVSACLFILPVLLSYVLWHHYALNTWLFAVTAFCVELCLKVIVSLTVYTLFMIDGYYNVLWEKLDDYVYYVRSTGSIIEFIFGVVMFGNGAYTMMFESGSKIRAFMMCLHAYFNIYLQAKNGWKTFMNRRTAVKKINSLPEIKGSRLQEINDVCAICYHEFTTSARITPCNHYFHALCLRKWLYIQDTCPMCHQKVYIEDDIKDNSNVSNNNGFIPPNETPEEAVREAAAESDRELNEDDSTDCDDDVQRERNGVIQHTGAAAEEFNDDTD